The nucleotide window GGATTTTGCCAATAGCCTAAAATGCGATCGCTGCTCAATCCGAGGGAATTAACCAAGCTTGTATACCAAAAAACAATCGTCAATCCTCTAGGAGTTAGATGTAATTTATTACAGAAGGCGAAATAATTGAAGCAGCCTAATCCCAAAGATAGGTGTGTTTCAGTGTTTTTCTATTCTCTGGAAGTAGGCTACTTCCCCCCATTGTAAATAATGAACAGGACTCAAAAATTCGTTTTAGCTGCGATTCATGTACCCGCTGAGGTTGTTATGGAGGTATTGTCATGACTTCAAACCAAACGACATCCCAGGCGAGTAGTCAAGAAAGCGCTTCTATAAATCGCCGCCCTCTGATTGTGGCTGGTATTGTGTTAGGCATGGGTCAGGCTGGATTTTTTGATGGGATTGTCATTCATCAACTATTACAATGGCATCATATGTTTTCCAGCGTCAAAACTGATGCCACCGTTGCCGGTTTGGAACTGAACACGCTCGGTGATGGCTTGTTTCATTTGTTTGATTGGTTGTTGACCTTAATTGGGATTTTTCTGCTTTGGAGAGCTGCAAAACAAAGTATTTTTTTGTCCGCACCAACCTTCATTGGTTCTCTATTACTAGGGTTTGGAGGTTTCAATCTTATTGAAGGAGTCATCGATCATCAGCTTTTAGGCATTCATCATGTCAGACCGGGTTCGCACACATTAGTTTACGATGTTGGGTTCTTAGTGATTAGTGCGTTAATAGCTGGTGCTGGTTGGATAGTATTGCAATCGGCAAAACCGAATGGAAATGAAGCTAAAACATAGAAGATTCATCGCGTCAGTATTGAGAATAGTCATTATTGCTTTTTAGACAGACCTTTCTATATAGCAGTCCTAACTAATTCTTGAATACCAGATACCTGACTTCTTAGATAAGTCA belongs to Coleofasciculus sp. FACHB-1120 and includes:
- a CDS encoding DUF2243 domain-containing protein; translated protein: MTSNQTTSQASSQESASINRRPLIVAGIVLGMGQAGFFDGIVIHQLLQWHHMFSSVKTDATVAGLELNTLGDGLFHLFDWLLTLIGIFLLWRAAKQSIFLSAPTFIGSLLLGFGGFNLIEGVIDHQLLGIHHVRPGSHTLVYDVGFLVISALIAGAGWIVLQSAKPNGNEAKT